The following proteins come from a genomic window of Salvia hispanica cultivar TCC Black 2014 chromosome 4, UniMelb_Shisp_WGS_1.0, whole genome shotgun sequence:
- the LOC125223330 gene encoding uncharacterized protein LOC125223330 isoform X4, which yields MVVSPEWLPPGFTVKIKHRSGKKLKYYLHVATGKKYNSKNEVIRCAEENNKNLRVTPLKSADVKGPSVNKVDAVSEKTNDSAWLPNGWTVEERRRKSGSAAGLSYKVYTEISTGIKFYSKASVTRYLDDVARSDVITNQNNIDKVDNPFPDTYLHTSPMRNTRSISLKKRKTDSLIKIDNVDETAKEKLPQILSTKNTDGTHEQRRDGNSLVKQIGNVGEPFPDMSPQVVSTTNKDGIHKMKKKISSFVT from the exons ATGGTGGTCTCGCCGGAGTGGCTTCCTCCCGGCTTTACGGTGAAGATCAAGCACAGGTCTGGGAAGAAACTTAAG TACTATCTCCATGTTGCAACTGGTAAGAAATATAATTCCAAGAATGAGGTCATTCGTTGTGCcgaagaaaacaacaaaaatctGCGTGTTACACCTCTAAAAAGTGCTGATGTCAAGGGGCCCTCAGTTAACAAAGTTGATGCG GTATcagaaaaaacaaatgattCAGCATGGTTGCCTAATGGATGGACAGtggaagaaagaagaagaaagagcgGCTCAGCAGCAGGATTATCTTACAAG GTATATACTGAAATATCAACTggaatcaaattttattctaagGCATCTGTCACTCGATACTTGGATGACGTAGCCCGTAGTGACGTCATTACTAATCAAAATAAT ATTGACAAAGTGGACAATCCATTTCCAGACACGTATCTGCATACCTCACCCATGAGAAATACTCGTAGCATTTCtttaaagaaaaggaagacCGACTCTCTCATCAAG ATTGATAATGTGGATGAGACGGCCAAAGAGAAGTTGCCACAGATcctgtccacgaaaaatactGATGGCACTCATGAACAGAGAAGGGACGGAAACTCGCTTGTAAAACAG ATAGGAAATGTGGGCGAACCTTTTCCAGACATGTCACCACAAGTCGTATCGACAACCAATAAGGACGGCattcataaaatgaaaaagaagatCAGCTCTTTTGTGACG TAG
- the LOC125223330 gene encoding uncharacterized protein LOC125223330 isoform X1 has product MENRNHFSTQAKLKGQPFLGEESNGGAEIFGAKSPAESGTNTMKREQVDQENSNKVAEMGNNLEPESKVSKKGVKVMAVDASTSSAGSDPLTNQQLPESWGRNKIGSRKSKKRKESGTPLRISRRLAGSEPEMQLNLDLNEHSLRGYTAKEVNASPTVPHEASDIPKTSNIQLAKEVVEKADIGGEETCQDVNRPKEVEKPPLTEGSTVPEEQSGATATASTNPLWISRRLAGSEPEMQLNLDLNEPSLRGSTAKEVDASSIVPHEASDIPKTSNIQPATEVVDKADLGGEETCQDVNNLKEVEKPPLTEGSTVPEEQSGATAIASTNPLVDGQQSHASQLSYDFGDSWTDPLEFALKTLNGELPIEDTLTFPSCFREPLDTTFSQIDGCLKQSQFDVPVNFQSEFPCQSESSKKQNAVDPAPATAPSSFSALSFSCSSDFNLQPSAGVRKKDLQTKFNP; this is encoded by the exons ATGGAGAACAGAAACCAT TTTTCAACTCAAGCTAAGCTCAAGGGACAGCCTTTTCTTGGTGAAGAATCAAATGGTG GTGCAGAAATTTTTGGTGCGAAGAGTCCAGCTGAATCGGGCACCAATACTATGAAAAGAGAACAAGTTGACCAAGAAAATTCTAACAAGGTGGCCGAAATGGGAAATAACCTTGAACCAGAAAGCAAGGTCTCTAAAAAGGGCGTTAAAGTTATGGCGGTAGATGCATCTACAAGCTCAGCTGGGTCTGATCCCTTAACCAATCAGCAGCTTCCAGAAAGTTGGGGTAGAAATAAGATCGGCTCAAGAAAATCCAAGAAAAGAAAGGAGTCAGGCACACCATTACGGATTTCAAGAAGGCTTGCAGGTTCTGAACCTGAGATGCAACTGAACTTGGATTTGAACGAACATTCGCTAAGAGGGTACACTGCTAAAGAAGTCAATGCTTCTCCAACTGTTCCACATGAGGCTTCAGATATTCCTAAGACATCAAATATCCAGCTAGCAAAAGAGGTGGTAGAGAAAGCAGATATAGGTGGTGAGGAAACTTGTCAAGATGTTAATCGACCAAAAGAAGTTGAAAAGCCTCCTCTTACAGAGGGCTCAACTGTTCCAGAAGAGCAGTCAGGTGCGACAGCGACAGCTAGTACGAATCCATTATGGATTTCAAGAAGGCTTGCAGGTTCTGAACCTGAGATGCAACTGAACTTGGATTTGAACGAACCTTCGCTAAGAGGGTCCACTGCTAAAGAAGTCGATGCTTCTTCAATTGTTCCACATGAGGCTTCAGATATTCCTAAGACATCAAATATCCAGCCAGCGACAGAGGTGGTAGATAAAGCTGATTTAGGCGGTGAGGAAACTTGTCAAGATGTTAATAACCTGAAAGAAGTCGAAAAGCCTCCTCTTACAGAGGGCTCAACTGTTCCAGAAGAGCAGTCAGGCGCGACAGCGATAGCTAGTACGAATCCACTCGTTGATGGTCAACAATCACATGCATCACAGCTTAGCTATGATTTTGGGGACTCTTGGACTGATCCGTTGGAATTCGCCTTAAAGACTCTCAATGGGGAGTTACCAATTGAAGATACCCTGACATTTCCGAGTTGCTTCAGGGAGCCGCTTGACACCACTTTCAGCCAGATTGATGGATGCTTGAAGCAATCGCAGTTTGATGTTCCCGTCAACTTCCAAAGCGAATTTCCGTGCCAATCTGAATcttcaaagaaacaaaatgcTGTTGATCCGGCGCCAGCCACTGCACCATCTTCATTCTCTGCCCTTAGCTTCAGTTGTAGCAGTGACTTCAACTTGCAGCCGAGTGCAGGGGTCAGGAAGAAGGATTTGCAGACCAAATTTAACCCTTAG
- the LOC125223330 gene encoding uncharacterized protein LOC125223330 isoform X3 translates to MVVSPEWLPPGFTVKIKHRSGKKLKYYLHVATGKKYNSKNEVIRCAEENNKNLRVTPLKSADVKGPSVNKVDAVSEKTNDSAWLPNGWTVEERRRKSGSAAGLSYKVYTEISTGIKFYSKASVTRYLDDVARSDVITNQNNIDKVDNPFPDTYLHTSPMRNTRSISLKKRKTDSLIKIDNVDETAKEKLPQILSTKNTDGTHEQRRDGNSLVKQIGNVGEPFPDMSPQVVSTTNKDGIHKMKKKISSFVTVAVECTTDDDLPKGWIKEIRTRKSGNKIRKDPFYTDPVSGYMLNQMPCGI, encoded by the exons ATGGTGGTCTCGCCGGAGTGGCTTCCTCCCGGCTTTACGGTGAAGATCAAGCACAGGTCTGGGAAGAAACTTAAG TACTATCTCCATGTTGCAACTGGTAAGAAATATAATTCCAAGAATGAGGTCATTCGTTGTGCcgaagaaaacaacaaaaatctGCGTGTTACACCTCTAAAAAGTGCTGATGTCAAGGGGCCCTCAGTTAACAAAGTTGATGCG GTATcagaaaaaacaaatgattCAGCATGGTTGCCTAATGGATGGACAGtggaagaaagaagaagaaagagcgGCTCAGCAGCAGGATTATCTTACAAG GTATATACTGAAATATCAACTggaatcaaattttattctaagGCATCTGTCACTCGATACTTGGATGACGTAGCCCGTAGTGACGTCATTACTAATCAAAATAAT ATTGACAAAGTGGACAATCCATTTCCAGACACGTATCTGCATACCTCACCCATGAGAAATACTCGTAGCATTTCtttaaagaaaaggaagacCGACTCTCTCATCAAG ATTGATAATGTGGATGAGACGGCCAAAGAGAAGTTGCCACAGATcctgtccacgaaaaatactGATGGCACTCATGAACAGAGAAGGGACGGAAACTCGCTTGTAAAACAG ATAGGAAATGTGGGCGAACCTTTTCCAGACATGTCACCACAAGTCGTATCGACAACCAATAAGGACGGCattcataaaatgaaaaagaagatCAGCTCTTTTGTGACG GTGGCAGTTGAGTGCACAACTGATGATGACCTGCCTAAGGGCTGGATAAAAGAAATCAGGACAAGAAAATCTGGGAATAAGATAAGAAAAGATCCG TTTTATACAGATCCAGTCAGTGGTTACATGTTAAACCAGATGCCTTGCGGTATCTGA
- the LOC125223330 gene encoding uncharacterized protein LOC125223330 isoform X2 → MKREQVDQENSNKVAEMGNNLEPESKVSKKGVKVMAVDASTSSAGSDPLTNQQLPESWGRNKIGSRKSKKRKESGTPLRISRRLAGSEPEMQLNLDLNEHSLRGYTAKEVNASPTVPHEASDIPKTSNIQLAKEVVEKADIGGEETCQDVNRPKEVEKPPLTEGSTVPEEQSGATATASTNPLWISRRLAGSEPEMQLNLDLNEPSLRGSTAKEVDASSIVPHEASDIPKTSNIQPATEVVDKADLGGEETCQDVNNLKEVEKPPLTEGSTVPEEQSGATAIASTNPLVDGQQSHASQLSYDFGDSWTDPLEFALKTLNGELPIEDTLTFPSCFREPLDTTFSQIDGCLKQSQFDVPVNFQSEFPCQSESSKKQNAVDPAPATAPSSFSALSFSCSSDFNLQPSAGVRKKDLQTKFNP, encoded by the coding sequence ATGAAAAGAGAACAAGTTGACCAAGAAAATTCTAACAAGGTGGCCGAAATGGGAAATAACCTTGAACCAGAAAGCAAGGTCTCTAAAAAGGGCGTTAAAGTTATGGCGGTAGATGCATCTACAAGCTCAGCTGGGTCTGATCCCTTAACCAATCAGCAGCTTCCAGAAAGTTGGGGTAGAAATAAGATCGGCTCAAGAAAATCCAAGAAAAGAAAGGAGTCAGGCACACCATTACGGATTTCAAGAAGGCTTGCAGGTTCTGAACCTGAGATGCAACTGAACTTGGATTTGAACGAACATTCGCTAAGAGGGTACACTGCTAAAGAAGTCAATGCTTCTCCAACTGTTCCACATGAGGCTTCAGATATTCCTAAGACATCAAATATCCAGCTAGCAAAAGAGGTGGTAGAGAAAGCAGATATAGGTGGTGAGGAAACTTGTCAAGATGTTAATCGACCAAAAGAAGTTGAAAAGCCTCCTCTTACAGAGGGCTCAACTGTTCCAGAAGAGCAGTCAGGTGCGACAGCGACAGCTAGTACGAATCCATTATGGATTTCAAGAAGGCTTGCAGGTTCTGAACCTGAGATGCAACTGAACTTGGATTTGAACGAACCTTCGCTAAGAGGGTCCACTGCTAAAGAAGTCGATGCTTCTTCAATTGTTCCACATGAGGCTTCAGATATTCCTAAGACATCAAATATCCAGCCAGCGACAGAGGTGGTAGATAAAGCTGATTTAGGCGGTGAGGAAACTTGTCAAGATGTTAATAACCTGAAAGAAGTCGAAAAGCCTCCTCTTACAGAGGGCTCAACTGTTCCAGAAGAGCAGTCAGGCGCGACAGCGATAGCTAGTACGAATCCACTCGTTGATGGTCAACAATCACATGCATCACAGCTTAGCTATGATTTTGGGGACTCTTGGACTGATCCGTTGGAATTCGCCTTAAAGACTCTCAATGGGGAGTTACCAATTGAAGATACCCTGACATTTCCGAGTTGCTTCAGGGAGCCGCTTGACACCACTTTCAGCCAGATTGATGGATGCTTGAAGCAATCGCAGTTTGATGTTCCCGTCAACTTCCAAAGCGAATTTCCGTGCCAATCTGAATcttcaaagaaacaaaatgcTGTTGATCCGGCGCCAGCCACTGCACCATCTTCATTCTCTGCCCTTAGCTTCAGTTGTAGCAGTGACTTCAACTTGCAGCCGAGTGCAGGGGTCAGGAAGAAGGATTTGCAGACCAAATTTAACCCTTAG